In Streptomyces pluripotens, the genomic window CCGGGAGGCCGCCGAACTGGCCGTCACCTACCGTGACGCCGGCGTCGTGGGCTTCGACATCGCCGGAGCCGAGGACGGCTTCCCGCCCGCCGACCACCTGGATGCTTTCGAGCACCTGCGTTGCGAGAGCGTGCCCTTCACCATCCATGCCGGCGAGGCGCACGGCTTGCCCAGCATCCACCAGGCCCTGCAGGTCTGTGGTGCCCAGCGGATCGGCCACGGTGTGCGTCTGACGGAGGACATCGTGGAGGGGAAGCTCGGCCGGGTGGCGTCCTGGGTGCGCGACCGCCGGATCGCCCTGGAGATGTGCCCCACCTCGAACCTCCAGACGGGTTGTGCTGACTCGATCGCCGAGCACCCGATCACGGCCCTGAAGGACCTCGGCTTCCGGGTCACCCTCAACACCGACAACCGGCTGGTCTCCGGCACGACGATGACCCGGGAGATGTCCCTGCTGGTCGAGCAGGCCAACTGGACGGTCGAGGACCTGCGCACGGTCACGGTGAACGCCCTGAAGAGCGCCTTCATCCCGTTCGATGAGCGCAACGCCCTCATCGAGGACGTGGTCCTGCCGGGTTATGCGGCTGCGCTCTGAATCAGCCCCTTGAGGTAAGCGGCCTGTCCGATGTGCTGAAGGTCGTCGGACAGGACGCTCACCAGGCGGACACCCAGGGTGACCGGGGGATCCCAGCGCTCGTCGACGATGCGTCCGAGATCGTTGGCGGCGAGACCGCGCAGGGCGCCGAGGGACTGTTCGTGCACGGCGTCGTAGTAGTCCGCCAGTAAACCGGCGGATCCGACCCGGACCTTCGCGACCTTGGCGGGGCTGTGCCCGTAGCCGGTGTCGTGCCGGGGCAGGTCGAGGCCGAAGCGCTTCTCCCAGCCCTGGGACAGCCATACCTGGCCTAGCTCGAAGGCGTCGGCGACGTGGTCGTCCTGGACCCGGGTGAGGTGCCAGACCAGCCAGGCGACGGAATTCGCGTCGGGGACCGGCCGGTGGTGCAGCTCGTCCGGTCCGAGGCCGTCGAGGACGGCATGGACTTCTTCCCGGATGCGGCCGTAGCCGTCTATGAGGATGTCCTTGGCATGCATGCATCCACCTTCGCGTATCGCGCTCCGGCACGCGTCCGGAAGTCCGGCTCCCACGGAAGCCGGACTTCCGACGTGTGCACCCGGACCGCCGGTGGAGTCCCGCGCGGTAAGGATCACCAGGTCGGCGGCCCCGCGTCCAGGTCGCGGACGCTCCGCGCCGGGTGGGCCGTGGCGTCGGCCGCCCCACGGCGCAGATCAGCGGGCCTGGGCCCCCGCGGGGGGTGACACCGGATCCGCCGTTGCGAGGAGCGCGACGAGCGCGCGGGCGGCCGGACTGGTGGCCCGTTCCGGCGGGAGCAGAGCGATGGTCTCGTACTCCGTCTCGCCCATGCCCTTGAGCGGCAGTGCCGCGAGGGAGGGCCGCTTGTGCCGGAAGTGCCGGGGCACGACCGCGATCCCGAGGTTCTCCTCGACGAGGTCCAGCAGACTGTGCACATCGTTGACCTCCAGCGCGACGGCGCGCCGCACCCCGGCCGCGGCGAACGCGGCCTCCGTCGTGCGCCGCGGGCCCCAGTCCGGATGGAAGTCGACGAAGACCTCACCGGCGAGGTCGTTCGGAGCGAGTACGGCCGTCGCCGAGGCGAGGCGGTGGCCGGGGTGACACAGCACCGTCATCGGCTCGCCGGCCAGGGACACCGAGCGCAGCTGATCGGTGTCCGGTTCGGTGCGGTAGGCGAAGGCCAGGTCGAGCCGCCCGGCCGCCACCTCTTCCGCCAATGCGCCGGAGCCGGTCTGCCGCAACCGGATCTCCACGTCCGGATGCCGCCTGCGGAACGCGGCCAGCAGCCGGGCCACGTGCACCCCGGCGATGCACTGCTCGGTGCCGAGCGCCAGTGTGCCACGCAGGACGCCCTGCACCGCGGCAACCGCCTCGTGTGCCGACCGCACCTGCGCCAGAATCCGCTCGGCCTCCACCAACAGCGCACGCCCGGCCTCGGTGAGGGTGACTCGGCGAGTGGTGCGCACGAACAGCGGCGCCCGCAGTTCCCGCTCCAGCGAGCGGATGGAAGCCGATAGGCCCGACTGGGACACCATCAGGCGCTCGGCAGCCCTGGTGAAATGCCGGTCCTCGGCGACCGCGACGAAATGCTGGAGTTGGCGCAGTTCCATGACTGAGAAGCCTATCCGCTGAATTTCAGCGAATTCTCCTGTTGGATCGCTGCCCGGCAAGAGTGGCACCGGTAGATCGCTGCGCCCGCCCTGGGAGCCGTGTTGTGCACCGCACACACCGCCCGGTACGCCGACATGCCCTACCGGCGTACCGGCGTACCGGCGTACCGGCGTACCGGCGTACCGGCGTACCGGACGCAGCGGTCTGAAGCTGCCGGCGCTCTCGCTCGGCCCCTGGCACAATTTCGGCCCCGAACGGCTGGCCGGGCCCCGACGTGCGATCCTGCGCTGAGCGTTCGACCTCGGCGTCACCCACTTCGACCTCGCCGACAACGACGGGTCGCCGCCTGGCGCAGCGGAATCCGCGTTCGGCGAGGCCCTGCGCGCCGACTGGGCCAGGGTTCCGCGGGACCCTGGCCCAGCTGGCCCTGGCTGGCCGTGACCCGATACACCGCGGGCGCAAGGATGCGCGCCGCGGGGCCAGGGGCGGAAGGTCTGTCGGCCCGTTCGGACCAGAAAGCACATGGGCTACCGGGCCGACCCCTTCCGGACGATGGTCCCAGCAGGACCGGAGGACGCGCCGTCGCGCGCGGTACCCGTCGTTGCGCGGATCCCGTCAGGCACCTTCCGGAACCCGGTCCAGGAAGCCCAGTACCTGCCGGATTCGGCCCTCGTCGTCCAGCGTGACCACATCGAAACCGGCCACCGGTGCCGAGCCGTCCGTCTCGTTCACCAACTCCCAGCCGAAGCGCGCGGTGTCGTGGTGCCCGTCCACCGTGCCCAGAGGACGGAACACGAAGCCAGGGAACTGCTCCTGGGCCGCTGCGATCACGGCCGCGATCTGCTCGTGCCCCCGGACATCGGCGAGGGGGTCGGTGTAGCCGCCGTCCGCGGTCCAGGCCGCGGCCACCGCCTTCTGGAGGGCTGCCGGCCCGGTGGCGTTCCAGGCTTCGAAGTAACGGGCGGCGGCGTTCTCGTAGCGATCGGTGTGCACGGACATGGCGAATCAGCCTCCGTCGAGGTCGCATCTGCTGGTCAGGTCCCGGATCGAGATTCGCCGACCCGGTGCGACCACCATGCTCGAAGTAGCCCGGGTGAGGCGATTACCTCTGGCGTCATGCCCGGGCGACCGTCCTCGCCCGGTCCGTTCCGGCCGGGGCCGGCGGTGAATATGCCAACAGACTGGCCGGAAAGTCGTGGTGACAGGGTTTCGGCAGTGGCGATACTCGAATGTCAGGGGCACTTCACCGCACAGGAGCCGTACGGAGAGCGAGGGGCCTGGCTGGCCAGCATCGAAGCTACGGGGGAGTGAGGCGTGCACGACGAATTCCTGTGCCACGTGACGGCGTACGGCACGTGCGACGGCAGGCGCATCGGCGTACCGCTGGGCACCTATCGCGCGCCGACGCTGGCACTGGCGCTGTGGTGGCTGCGGGACCGGGCCTCCTGGATCGCCGAGCGGCTCGATCCGGCGCCCGGGGGCTGCGCCGTCCCGGTGGGCGCACTGGTGCCGGTCGCGGACACCGTGGCCGACGTACCCGCTCTACTGCGTGCCTGGTGTGCCGACGACGCCCGGCAGGAGCTGGCGGCCGACGAGTTGTCCGGCGGTCGGCTGGTGCGGATCGCCGCCAGCGACGACACCACCGAGTACGAGTTGCTCGCCGAATCCGTTGACGCCGTGCGGATGCAGCGCACCCTCCCGGCACTCGTCGTGACCGCCCCCTGAGCTGTGTCCGCGGACGTGCCACGTGTCGGGATCGAACGGGCACACGAGTGGGCCAATCGGTACAATTCTGGGCATGGCGGAGCGGCCGATCGCCCCGACGGCGCCTGAACTTGTCCTGGAGACCGACACGGGCTCCACGGTGATGAGCCCGGGCCACGACTATCAAGTCGGACGCGATCCGTTGAGCGACATCGTCTTCGACGATGCCCGGGTGTCGTGGCACCACGCCGTGTTGCGCTGCGACCGGAACCGCTGGACGCTGGCGGACCGGCACAGCACCAACGGCACGTACGCCGACGGCCACCGGGTCCACGACTGCGACGTCCGGCCCGGCAGCGAGATCCGCTTCGGCAACCCGGCCGACGGCCCCCGGGCGGTCCTGGTCAGTGCCCCGGACCCCACCCCGAACCGCCCTACCGAGGTCTCCCTGCCCAAACTGACCGGCACCTTCCGCAGGCCCACCAGCGTCCGCCCGCTGCCCGCGCGCACCATCCGCATCGGCCGGGCTCCCGACAACGACCTGGTCGTGGACGACCTGACCGTCTCCCGCCGGCACGCCGAACTGCGCGCTCACACGGACGGCACGTACGAGATCCTCGACGTCGGCAGTCACAACGGCACCTACCTCAACGGCAGCCCCGTCAGCCGTGCTCCCGTCGGTTCCGGCGACATCATCGGTATTGGTCATTCGGCGTTCTGTCTCGTCGGTGACGAACTCCAGGAGTACGTCGACACCGGCGAGGTCTCCCTGGACGTGCAGGAGCTCACCGTCGCCGTCGACCACGGCCGCAAGGTCCTGCTCGACCACGTGTCCTTCCCGGTGGGGGAGAAGTGCCTACTCGCAGTGGTCGGACCGAGCGGTGCAGGCAAGTCCACGCTGCTGAACGCCCTGACCGGGCAGCGGCCCGCCGATCGGGGCACCGTCCTGTATGACGGCCGTGACCTCTACCGGGACTACGCCGAACTGCGCCGGCGTATCGGTCTCGTGCCCCAGGACGACATCTTGCACCCCCAGCTCACCGTGCGCGCCGCCCTGGCCTACGCCGCCGAGTTGCGCTTCCCGCAGGACACGGCCAAGGCGGAGCGGCGGGCCCGAGTGGACGAGGTGATCCGGGAACTCGGCCTCGAACAGCGCGCGGAGCAGCCCGTGCACAGCCTTTCCGGCGGGCAGCGCAAGCGGGTCAGCGTGGCCCTGGAACTGCTCACCAAGCCTTCCCTGCTCTTCCTGGACGAACCGACCTCGGGGCTGGACCCGGGTATGGACCGGTCGGTGATGAACATGCTGCGTGGCCTCGCCGACGATGGCCGCACGGTCATCGTGGTCACGCACAGCGTCCTCAGCCTGAACGTCTGCGACCGCCTCCTCGTGCTGGCTCCCGGTGGCAGGGTCGCCTACTACGGCCCGCCCGGTGACACCCTCGCCTTCTTCGGCTTCGATCACTGGCCGGAGGCCTTCGAGGCCTTCGAGCGCGACCGCCAGCGGGACTGGGCTCGCGAGTACCGCGAGTCGCCTTTCCAGCGGCACTACGTCACCCAGGCCACCAGCCAGCCGCACCACCCCGGCCCGGCCCCGCTCGCCCCCGTGTCGCCGCCCCGGCCGCGTAGTTGGGGTGCCCAGCTCGCCACACTGGTCCGCCGCTACACGGCGGTCCTGGGCGCCGACCGCACCTTTCTCGTCATCATGATCGCCCTGCCCTTTGTGATGGGGGCCATGGCCCGTGCCCTGGCGGGGGGCCGGCTCGCCCGGGACAGCGCGATGAACGCGCTGCTCATCCTGTGTGTGGGCGCGGTGCTGACCGGAGCCGCGAACGCGGTCCGTGAACTCGTGAAGGAACGCGCTGTCTATCAGCGCGAACGCGCTGTCGGTTTGCCCAGGTCCGCCTATCTGATCTCCAAGGTGGTGGTGCTCGGCACGGTCACGGTCGCGCAGGCCGTCGTCCTCACCCTCGTCGCCCTGCTTGGTGTCGACCTGAACGCCCCCGGGGGCAAGGGCGTTCTCCTGCCGCCACTCGCCGAACTGACCTTGGCGGTGGCTCTGCTGGGGTTCACCGCGATGATGCTCGGCCTGCTGGTCTCCGCGTTGGTCCGCAAGGAGGAGGTGACGATGCCGCTGCTGGTGCTGATCGCCATCATCCAGGTCGTCTTCTGCGGCGCCCTGCTCCGGCTCCATGGCGTACCCGGCCTGGAGCAGCTGTCCTGGCTCGTGCCCTCCCGCTGGGCACTCGGTGCCATGGCCGGGACGGTCGGGCTGTCACGGCTTGTTCCCGGCACTCTGGCTGCCGATCCCCTGTTCCGGCACTCGACGGGCGTATGGCTGCTCAACCTGGCCATGCTGCTGGTGCTGTCCGCCGTCTACGGCGTCGTGGTCGGCTGGCTGCTGCGCCGGCAGGAGCCGGCCGTGATGCGGAGGTAGGCGAGCCGATGACCGTATCGTCGTCTCGCGGATTCCGGGCCACGCACGTCGTCCCCCCGCGCGGCATGCCCGCCTGGGAAGCTCCGGACCCGGCCCGGCCGACCGTGTCCCTCGACCCGCTGCTGCCGGTGCAACTGGTGGAGTGGCGGGGCGACTGGGGACATATCCGGTGCGCCAATGGCTGGGCCGCCTGGGTCGACGGCCGCCACCTGGTCGCCGTGCCCGAGGACCCGCCCGCCTCCGACGCCCCCGCCGGCGCCGCCGATCCGCGCCCCCTGCTGGCCCGTGCCGAGCAGGACCTGGCCGACTACCGGTCCGCGATCGAGGCACTGGCGGCGGGAGGTCTGGACGGTGAGGCCTTCCAGGACCGCACCCGGAACCTCCGCGTCGGGATCGTCGTCGACGGGGAGTCGGTGTGGATGTACGACGCGCGGGAGGGCCGGTGGATGTACGGCGACGGACGGCGCCTGAGCACCTACGCCACCGACCGGTCGGCGGCCGGCGCGGACGAGTCCGGACACGCCCCGACCCGGCTGGCCGCGCCCGGGGGTGAGCGCTGATGGCGCGGGAGTCCAGCCTGTTCTCGGGGCGGCCCTCGGAACTCATCGGACGTCAGGTGGCGAACTACCTGGTCGAGAGCGAGATCGGGCGGGGAGGCATGGCCGTCGTCTTCCGTGCACGCGACCTGCGCCTGGGCCGCACTGTCGCACTCAAACTGCTAGCCCCCGAACTGGCCCGCAACGACACCTTCCGGAAGCGTTTCACCCACGAGTCCCAGGTGGCCGCCGCGATCGACCACCCGCACATCGTGCCCGTCTACGAGGCCGGTGAGACGGACGGGGTGCTCTACATCGCCATGCGGTACGTCGCGGGCAGCGACCTGCGTCACCTCCTCGATCGGCGCGGACCGCTTGCGTTGCCGGACACCGTACGGATCGCGGGGCAGGTGGCCTCGGCCCTGGACGCGGCCCACGAGCACGGCCTGGTCCACCGGGACGTCAAGCCCGGCAACATCCTGGTCGCCCAGGGCACCGACAGCGACCACCCCGAGCACGTGTACCTCACCGACTTCGGCCTCACCAAGAAGTCGCTGTCGCTGACCGGCTTCACCAGCGTCGGCCAGTTCGTCGGCACCCTTGACTACGTGGCCCCTGAGCAGATCTCTGGCCGCCCGGTCGACGGACGATGCGACGTCTACGGCCTCGCTTGCGTCGTCTGCGAAGCCCTCACCGGCCGTCCGCCCTTCCAACGCGAGGACGACATGGCGCTGCTGTGGGCCCATCAGTACGACGAGCCGTCTCCGCCGAGCGCGGCCCGGGCCGGCCTCGACCCGGCTGTCGACCCCGTCTTCGCCAAGGCCCTGGCCAAGAACCCAGATGCCCGATACGACACCTGCCTGGCCTTCGTCGCCGCCCTCCGCGCGACCTGTGCCACACCGCCGACCACCGTCCGCACGGCGACCGAGCCGGATCACGCACTGCCCGCCTCCCTCCGGCCCCCGCACTGGGCCGCGCCGGTATTCCGCTCCTAGTGCCGCGGTAGCGCGGTAGCCCGGGGAGGGTGGATCAGACCCCGTTCACCTCGCCCCGGCGGTGCACCGGCCGTGCCAGCAGGCCGCCCAGGAAGCCGGCCACCAGCCCCCACAACACGCCCAGGCCGACCGCCTGCCACAGCTGGGGTCTGAGGAACAGTTCCCCGGACAGACCGCCGCCGAGATCGCCGATGCCGAGCAGGGACAGGCCGTAGTGCGCCGAGATGCGCCCCACCAGGCAGATCATCAGCACGGTCAGGCCGAGTGCGACGGCCAGGTGCACGGCGTGCTGCCAGGGACGGAGCCGGGCCGGTGAGCGGACCGCCATCCAGAAGGCGACGGTGAGCAGCAGCACTGCGTCGACCACCACCAGCCACCACCACCGGCCGTCGTAGCCGGTGAGCGAGCGCAGGTTCAGCACAGAGATGTCGGGGGTGCGCAGGATGACGTCCAGGACGTGCGGCATCGGCAGCCCGAAGGGGCCGCCCACGCGGCCGTTCCAGGTCGCCCCGAGACCAATGGTGAAGGCCGGCCAGACCAGATTGGGCAGGCCCAGCAGGACGACCGCGAAGGTCGTGGGGACGTGCCCGCGGGTGGCCGCCGTGATCAGCGCGCTGACCAGGCCGACGGCGACACAGGCGAGGAGCAGGATCACCATGGCGTGAGCCGCCGGACGCACCGTCTCCTGGAGGCGCAACAGCCGGCCCGGCAGGGGAGCCCCGCGCGCGACCAGCAGCGTCAGCAGGAGCACGCCGGACAGCCACAGCAACCCGAACAGCACGGTCAGCGGCACGTTCGTGGTGAACCCGATCTTCGGTGTGGCACCGAACAGATCCGTGAGGTCGCTGAGCGCGCCGCTGCCCAGATCGACGGCGAAGGTCTGCCGTGCGGCGAAGGCCAGGCCGATCAGTACCGGCAACCACAGCACGGCGATCCGCGCGGCCCAGCCGGCCAGTTCCCTGGCCGAGGCGACCGCCCGGTGCCGCAACGGACGCAGGAAGGCGGTGCCGATCACCAGGGCCCCGGCGAGCGTCACCGACAGCGGGATCACGGTGAGACCGGCTTGAGTCTTGGCGAACACACCGACGTCGCCGGAGACCTCCAGACTGCCGCCGACCGCGGCGACCACGGTCGCGGCCACCACCCTGGGAAACGCGCCGTCCGGCAGATCCGCCGCGCCGGCCGCCCATAGTCCCAGCGCTGCCATCAGCACCATGACGGCCAGTGCGGTCAGCACCGCAGCCACGGCCTGGGCCCAGCCGTGGCGGGCGACGGGGCGCTCGGAAACGGTTGGAGGGCTCACGCTTGCCACGCTAAGCAGCGTCCGCCCAGCCCGCTCGCCGGGTGGGCCGTCCGCGCCCGCTTGCGAGCCGCACCATCCTGTGACACACAATGGGCTCAATACGGCCAAATGCACCAACCGTCATGTGCAGGAAGATTTGTGCATCATTTGACCGAATAGAGCCGCGCATCGCGACGATCGCGACGGGAAGAAGTGCCAGTGAGCATGGAACCTCCGTCCTCCAGTCACCCCACCGGGCCGCCCTCCGGACCCCTGTCCGGTTCGAACCGGCCCCCCTCCGGCCCTCCGCCCTCTCAGCCACCGGGCGGCGGTACCGGGCCCAAGGGGCCCCGTGGGCCGTGGTGGAAGTCCGTACCGGGCGTGGCGGCCCTCTCCGCCGCCGTGGTCGTCGCCGTGGTCCTTGCGGTGGTCTTCACCCGTCCGGGCGGTGGCGGTTCCTCAGCCCAGGGGGGCGAGGTCTTCCTGCAGTCCGCGAACAGCACGGGCCAGGATCCCTTCACGGAGTCGACCGCGAAACAGAGCTCCGTCCCACCGGAGCCCTCGGCCCCTGCCGCGCCCACCGGGGCGGCCAACGAGGTGCGCGCAGTGGAGGGCGGAGCGCCCGGCCTGTACGGCGGCACCGAGAAGGTCGCCGCCTGCGACGTGGGGCAGCAGGTCAAGGCCCTTCAGGCCGATTCGGCCAAGAACCGGGCCTTCGCCTCCGTGGCCGGTGTGCAGCCGTCCGGTGTGCCGGCCTATCTGCGTTCCCTCACCCCTGTCCAGCTGCGTGTCGACACTCGTGTCACCAACCACGGCTTCCGCGACGGCGCCGCAACCAGCTACCAGGCCGTTCTTCAGGCGGGCACCGCGGTTCTGGTTGACGGACGCGGTGTCCCCAGGGTGCGTTGCGCGTGCGGCAACCCGCTGACCCAGCCGGTCCCGCAGCGGACCGCACCGAAGCCGGTGGGCCACCGCTGGCCGTCGTACCAGCCCTCGAACACGGTTGTGGTGACACCCGCGCCAGCCACCGTCAACGTCTTCGTGCTCTACGACCACCGTCACAACGGCTGGATCCATCGTCACCGCGGCGACCACAGCGGCCGCCATGACCAGCAGGCCAAGCCCCCGGCGGACCCGCACCCGTGGATCCCGCCAACACCGGGCAAGTCGAGCCGGCCACCGTCCCCCTCCCCCTCGGGAACCCGGCCCCCTACGTCCTCCTCGTCCACCTCCACCTCCCCGTCCACCTCAACCTCCCCGCCCACCCCTCCGTCTGGGTCCTCTTCGTCCACGTCACCTCCGTCCTCGTCACCGCCGGGTTCGAAGTCCCCGGAGTCCAAGTCGCCGGGTTCGAAGTCGCCGGGTTCGAAGTCGTCGTCGGTAGGGCGCCCGTCCGAGACGCCCCCGGCCGAGTCGTCGTCGGCGTCCTCGGGCCCCACGTCGGCCACCACGGCCACCACGGCCACCTCCGCACCCCGGACGTCGGTGACTTCCCGGTCCGCGACTTCGGGGGGTGGTTCGCCCACCTCGGCGACTTCCGTCCGGCCGGCGACAACGTCCACGTTCCCGGGATCGCCCGACACCGGCTCGCCGACGGCCTGAGCGGTCCGCGGTGTCGGGCCCGGTAGTGTGAGCATCACCACTCTGCGCGGTCGGCGAACGGATTCGGTGGACTGTCCGGCTCCGCTCGGGGTACGAGCCCGGTGCAACAGGCGACCGGCCGGACCGGGCTTTCGAGAGAGACAGCATGACCGAGTACCTGGGCGGGGCAGCGATACCGACTGGTTTCGACGTACCCGTGGAACCGCTGCGACGCGCGGCGCACTACACCGGCGCGCCCGGATGCATCGCCGAGGCGCGGGCTTTCACGGCCCAGTTCCTGGACCAGCTGAGGACCGAGTGGTGCGCCACCGGGATCCGCGTCGACGGTGAGCTGCTCCTGGTGGTCAGCGAGCTGATCACCAACGCCGACCAGCACAGCAGCGGCCCGTACATCCTGGAACTGGAGGGCACCGGCAGCTACGTCTGCGTGTCCGTGTACGACAGCAGCTCGGCCCTGCCCAGCAGGTACCCCAAGGACCCCCGACGCGTCGGACGGCATGGTCTGGAGATCGTCCACGCCCTGGCCTCGGAGGTCACCGTGGAGCGCGTACCCGTCGGCAAGCGCGTGCAGGCTCGCTTCGAACTGAAGTGTGCAGCGCTGAAGCGCTGACTGCGGACGATCGTGCGCCGTAGTCCGGGCAAGGCGCCCCACCGTTCCCGCGACCAGCTTGGCCCGGCCGCCCCACCTGGCCGCGGAGCCCCGTGTGCCGAGGCTGCCGGAAGGAGGCCAGGGCATCGCCGTCCAGCAGGCCCGGTTCCTCCGGTGCTGCGGTGTTTCCGCCCCGGTCGAATTCGGTCGAGAGTCCGGATGCCCCGCGCGATGCGCGCTCGCCCATCCGGATGACCCGGCTGTGCGACCGATGAGTTTCGCGTCGAGGATCGGTCGGTAGAGAGAACCGCGTTCCACCTCCGGGAGGTGCTCATGACCACCGACGGATTCACCACGTGCCTCTGGTTCGACGGCCAGGCCGAGGAGGCCGCGCACTACTACGTGTCGGTCTTCGAGAACTCTGCCCTCGGCCGGGTGGGGCACTACACCGAGGCCGGTCCCGGCCCAGCGGGCTCCGTGCTGGCCGTCGAGTTCACGGCCAACGGTCAGAAGTTCGTCGCGCTCAACGGCGGCCCCGAGTTCACGTTCAACGAGGCGGTCTCCTTCCAAATCCTCTGCGCCGACCAGCAGGAGATCGACCACTACTGGGCCAAGCTCACCGAGGGCGGCGGCCAGGGTGGTCCTTGCGGCTGGCTCAAGGACAAGTACGGCGTTTCCTGGCAGGTCGTCTACCAACGGCTGATCGATCTGATCAGCGACGCCGACCAGGAGAAGGCCGCCCGCACCACCAGGGCCATGCTCGCCATGGGCAAGCTCGACGTCGCCGCACTGGAGCGGGCCTACGCGGGGGAGTAGCCGGGCGGTCACCGGCCGGCACCGAGGAGACGGGCCACCGGTACTCGGCGCGCGGGCCGACGGCGGGGTGGCTAGCGTGAGGAAACGGGACAGAACGACACGGGAAGGAGTGCGGGCATGGCCGTGCAACCCGAGGGAACGCCCTGCTGGGCGGATGCGATGTTCAGTGACGTCGAAGGGGCGAAGAAGTTCTACGGCGAAGTCCTCGGCTGGACCTTCGGTGAGTCTTCGTCGGAGTACGGCAACTACACCCAGGCCTACGTGGACGGCAAGGCGGTGGCCGCTGTCGTCCCGCCCATGCCCGGCCAGGAGGGCCAGTCTCAGTGGTGCCTGTACTTCGCCTCGCCGGACGCCGCCGCCACGGCGGCGAAGATCCGGGACAATGGCGGCGAGGTGCTGATGGAGCCGATGCAGGTCGGTGAGTTCGGCACGATGTGCCTGGCCCGCGAACCCAGTGGAGCCGTGTTCGGCGTCTGGCAGGCCGGCAGCCATGAGGGCTTCGAGGTCACGGCGACCCCGGGTGCTTACTGCTGGGCCGAGGTGTTCACTCGGGAACCAGGCAAAGCTGACGGCTTCCTCTCCGCCGTTTTCCCCTACCGGATGAAGGAGATCGAGGACGAATCGGTCGACTTCCGTATGTTCGACGTCGGCGACAACACCGTCCTCGGCCGGATGCGGATGACTGACGACTTCCCGCCGGAAGTGCCGTCGTACGTCAACGTCTACTTCACCGTCGACGATTGCGACGCGGCCGTCGCCCGGGCCGCCAAACTCGGTGGTGTCCTGCGTTTCGGGCCGATGAGCAGCCCGTTCGGCCGGTTCGCGGCGCTCAGCGACCCGCAGGGCGCGA contains:
- a CDS encoding adenosine deaminase, which translates into the protein MTAPRIDTESLRRLPKAVLHDHLDGGLRPATVIELAAAVGHTLPTTDADELAAWYFEAANSGDLVRYIATFEHTLAVMQSREGLLRTAEEYVLDLAADGVVYAEVRYAPELMLKGGLTLAEVVETVQEGLAAGMAKAAAAGTPVRVGTLLCGMRMFDRVREAAELAVTYRDAGVVGFDIAGAEDGFPPADHLDAFEHLRCESVPFTIHAGEAHGLPSIHQALQVCGAQRIGHGVRLTEDIVEGKLGRVASWVRDRRIALEMCPTSNLQTGCADSIAEHPITALKDLGFRVTLNTDNRLVSGTTMTREMSLLVEQANWTVEDLRTVTVNALKSAFIPFDERNALIEDVVLPGYAAAL
- a CDS encoding mycothiol transferase, whose translation is MHAKDILIDGYGRIREEVHAVLDGLGPDELHHRPVPDANSVAWLVWHLTRVQDDHVADAFELGQVWLSQGWEKRFGLDLPRHDTGYGHSPAKVAKVRVGSAGLLADYYDAVHEQSLGALRGLAANDLGRIVDERWDPPVTLGVRLVSVLSDDLQHIGQAAYLKGLIQSAAA
- a CDS encoding LysR family transcriptional regulator → MELRQLQHFVAVAEDRHFTRAAERLMVSQSGLSASIRSLERELRAPLFVRTTRRVTLTEAGRALLVEAERILAQVRSAHEAVAAVQGVLRGTLALGTEQCIAGVHVARLLAAFRRRHPDVEIRLRQTGSGALAEEVAAGRLDLAFAYRTEPDTDQLRSVSLAGEPMTVLCHPGHRLASATAVLAPNDLAGEVFVDFHPDWGPRRTTEAAFAAAGVRRAVALEVNDVHSLLDLVEENLGIAVVPRHFRHKRPSLAALPLKGMGETEYETIALLPPERATSPAARALVALLATADPVSPPAGAQAR
- a CDS encoding nuclear transport factor 2 family protein, coding for MSVHTDRYENAAARYFEAWNATGPAALQKAVAAAWTADGGYTDPLADVRGHEQIAAVIAAAQEQFPGFVFRPLGTVDGHHDTARFGWELVNETDGSAPVAGFDVVTLDDEGRIRQVLGFLDRVPEGA
- a CDS encoding FHA domain-containing protein, which translates into the protein MAERPIAPTAPELVLETDTGSTVMSPGHDYQVGRDPLSDIVFDDARVSWHHAVLRCDRNRWTLADRHSTNGTYADGHRVHDCDVRPGSEIRFGNPADGPRAVLVSAPDPTPNRPTEVSLPKLTGTFRRPTSVRPLPARTIRIGRAPDNDLVVDDLTVSRRHAELRAHTDGTYEILDVGSHNGTYLNGSPVSRAPVGSGDIIGIGHSAFCLVGDELQEYVDTGEVSLDVQELTVAVDHGRKVLLDHVSFPVGEKCLLAVVGPSGAGKSTLLNALTGQRPADRGTVLYDGRDLYRDYAELRRRIGLVPQDDILHPQLTVRAALAYAAELRFPQDTAKAERRARVDEVIRELGLEQRAEQPVHSLSGGQRKRVSVALELLTKPSLLFLDEPTSGLDPGMDRSVMNMLRGLADDGRTVIVVTHSVLSLNVCDRLLVLAPGGRVAYYGPPGDTLAFFGFDHWPEAFEAFERDRQRDWAREYRESPFQRHYVTQATSQPHHPGPAPLAPVSPPRPRSWGAQLATLVRRYTAVLGADRTFLVIMIALPFVMGAMARALAGGRLARDSAMNALLILCVGAVLTGAANAVRELVKERAVYQRERAVGLPRSAYLISKVVVLGTVTVAQAVVLTLVALLGVDLNAPGGKGVLLPPLAELTLAVALLGFTAMMLGLLVSALVRKEEVTMPLLVLIAIIQVVFCGALLRLHGVPGLEQLSWLVPSRWALGAMAGTVGLSRLVPGTLAADPLFRHSTGVWLLNLAMLLVLSAVYGVVVGWLLRRQEPAVMRR
- a CDS encoding serine/threonine-protein kinase, whose product is MARESSLFSGRPSELIGRQVANYLVESEIGRGGMAVVFRARDLRLGRTVALKLLAPELARNDTFRKRFTHESQVAAAIDHPHIVPVYEAGETDGVLYIAMRYVAGSDLRHLLDRRGPLALPDTVRIAGQVASALDAAHEHGLVHRDVKPGNILVAQGTDSDHPEHVYLTDFGLTKKSLSLTGFTSVGQFVGTLDYVAPEQISGRPVDGRCDVYGLACVVCEALTGRPPFQREDDMALLWAHQYDEPSPPSAARAGLDPAVDPVFAKALAKNPDARYDTCLAFVAALRATCATPPTTVRTATEPDHALPASLRPPHWAAPVFRS
- a CDS encoding streptophobe family protein gives rise to the protein MSPPTVSERPVARHGWAQAVAAVLTALAVMVLMAALGLWAAGAADLPDGAFPRVVAATVVAAVGGSLEVSGDVGVFAKTQAGLTVIPLSVTLAGALVIGTAFLRPLRHRAVASARELAGWAARIAVLWLPVLIGLAFAARQTFAVDLGSGALSDLTDLFGATPKIGFTTNVPLTVLFGLLWLSGVLLLTLLVARGAPLPGRLLRLQETVRPAAHAMVILLLACVAVGLVSALITAATRGHVPTTFAVVLLGLPNLVWPAFTIGLGATWNGRVGGPFGLPMPHVLDVILRTPDISVLNLRSLTGYDGRWWWLVVVDAVLLLTVAFWMAVRSPARLRPWQHAVHLAVALGLTVLMICLVGRISAHYGLSLLGIGDLGGGLSGELFLRPQLWQAVGLGVLWGLVAGFLGGLLARPVHRRGEVNGV
- a CDS encoding ATP-binding protein, which gives rise to MTEYLGGAAIPTGFDVPVEPLRRAAHYTGAPGCIAEARAFTAQFLDQLRTEWCATGIRVDGELLLVVSELITNADQHSSGPYILELEGTGSYVCVSVYDSSSALPSRYPKDPRRVGRHGLEIVHALASEVTVERVPVGKRVQARFELKCAALKR